The following are from one region of the Amylibacter sp. IMCC11727 genome:
- the speB gene encoding agmatinase, whose amino-acid sequence MPNQPLGGNEMPRFAGPGTFMRLPAADTAQGLDVGFIGIPMDIGTSWRSGTRFGPKQIRAESNMLRPYNMWTRAAPFDSLQCADLGDVPINTFDLKDSVRRITEYYDEVLKHDVTPMTLGGDHTLTLPVLRSIAKKHGPVALVHVDAHADINEHMFGEEIAHGTPFRRAHEEGLLQDNKVFQIGLRGTGYAADDFDEARRWGFTVIQAEELWHQSLTPLAARIKEHIGDTPCYITYDIDSLDPAYAPGTGTPEICGLTPPQAVELIRGLAGLNIVGVDLVEVSPPYDPSGNTALVGANILYEMLCILPGVKTGG is encoded by the coding sequence ATGCCAAACCAACCGTTAGGTGGAAATGAGATGCCCCGTTTTGCAGGGCCAGGCACGTTTATGCGCCTGCCGGCGGCGGATACGGCACAAGGTTTGGATGTTGGCTTTATCGGCATTCCGATGGACATTGGCACAAGTTGGCGGTCTGGAACGCGGTTTGGTCCCAAACAAATCCGCGCCGAAAGCAATATGCTGCGCCCCTACAATATGTGGACCCGCGCGGCCCCGTTTGACAGTTTGCAATGCGCCGATCTGGGCGATGTGCCGATCAATACCTTTGATCTGAAGGACTCAGTTCGGCGGATCACGGAGTATTATGACGAAGTTTTAAAACACGATGTAACCCCGATGACGCTCGGCGGAGATCACACGCTGACACTGCCTGTATTGCGGTCCATTGCCAAAAAACACGGCCCCGTGGCGCTGGTTCATGTGGATGCCCATGCGGACATCAATGAACATATGTTTGGCGAAGAAATCGCGCACGGCACGCCGTTTCGTCGCGCCCATGAAGAAGGTCTGTTGCAGGACAATAAAGTGTTTCAGATCGGGTTGCGTGGCACTGGTTATGCGGCAGATGATTTTGATGAGGCACGCCGTTGGGGGTTTACGGTGATCCAAGCCGAGGAGCTGTGGCATCAATCGCTGACACCGCTGGCCGCACGGATCAAAGAACATATCGGCGATACGCCATGTTACATTACCTATGATATCGACAGCCTTGATCCTGCCTATGCGCCCGGAACGGGGACGCCTGAAATTTGTGGCCTGACCCCGCCCCAAGCGGTGGAATTGATCCGTGGTTTGGCTGGGCTGAACATCGTTGGTGTGGATCTGGTAGAAGTGTCGCCCCCTTATGATCCATCAGGGAACACCGCGCTGGTTGGCGCCAATATCTTATACGAAATGCTGTGCATTTTGCCGGGTGTCAAAACCGGCGGCTGA
- the speB gene encoding agmatinase, translating to MALEDAAKVIDEAFTREGHKGNSFEATYAGATSFLRRTYTKDLSDADLAVTGIPFDCAVTNRPGTRLGPRAVREASALQSPDAPYGWDVDPMVEFNVVDYGDVAFDHAKIWEFPKALQNHIAGILATNTACLSIGGDHYVSYPILKAHAEKYGPLSLLHFDAHSDTWVDDDPDRIDHGTMFYKAVKEGLIDVERSVQVGIRTSNPDNLGVPTIDAPEVHRIGPEAVVEKIKAILGDHQTYLTFDIDCLDPAFAPGTGTPVWGGLSSGQAAAILRGLAGINVVGMDVVEVSPQYDVSGATAIAGAHVAVELMCLWAHRQKFGA from the coding sequence ATGGCACTGGAAGATGCAGCTAAGGTCATTGACGAGGCGTTCACGCGAGAAGGTCACAAAGGCAATTCGTTTGAAGCAACCTATGCGGGGGCCACATCGTTCCTGCGGCGCACTTATACCAAGGATTTATCGGATGCGGATCTGGCAGTAACAGGCATTCCGTTTGATTGTGCGGTTACAAACCGCCCTGGTACGCGGCTCGGTCCTCGCGCGGTACGTGAAGCGAGCGCATTGCAATCCCCTGATGCGCCCTATGGGTGGGATGTGGACCCGATGGTCGAGTTCAACGTTGTGGACTACGGCGATGTGGCATTCGATCATGCGAAAATTTGGGAGTTTCCCAAAGCACTGCAAAACCACATTGCCGGTATTCTGGCCACGAACACGGCGTGTTTGTCGATCGGGGGGGATCATTATGTCAGCTATCCCATTCTTAAGGCGCACGCAGAGAAATATGGCCCCCTATCGCTTTTGCATTTTGATGCGCATTCAGACACTTGGGTCGATGATGATCCTGATCGGATTGATCATGGAACCATGTTTTACAAGGCCGTTAAGGAAGGTTTGATCGACGTTGAGCGATCTGTTCAAGTGGGCATTCGTACCTCAAATCCAGATAACCTCGGCGTGCCAACCATCGACGCGCCAGAGGTGCATCGCATTGGACCAGAGGCGGTGGTTGAGAAGATCAAAGCGATCCTTGGCGATCATCAGACCTATCTGACGTTTGATATTGATTGCCTTGATCCAGCGTTTGCACCTGGCACGGGCACGCCCGTTTGGGGTGGTTTGTCCAGTGGTCAGGCCGCTGCGATTCTGCGCGGGTTGGCGGGGATCAACGTGGTGGGCATGGATGTTGTCGAGGTTTCACCACAATATGACGTAAGCGGAGCAACGGCGATTGCAGGTGCGCATGTAGCTGTTGAATTGATGTGCCTGTGGGCGCATCGCCAAAAGTTCGGAGCCTGA
- a CDS encoding transcriptional regulator gives MSEGKVSKLIKIQAIGPFQVLGPDATPLTPKGSKACALLAILALTDGKSRPRRFLEEKLWSGRAPEQAGQSLRQELTQIRRALGDHTDCFIVDRSTVRLDPELVSVDYDDFDGTTHKGRELLEGLLVRDTAFEGWLQEVRGAFDRRKSALVARNKGLVLRTRTSDPNTGASGILGDVLANQIGQNIAEQVRAWRHVNVRMAETDQDAAEIEIDAQVAEEGGQSLAFIRLTHAQTGRVLHTQKAQVDASSMRAATEDLLADITVEAAEKTLDAMANTFPSERPELASAAMARRAVREMETFEASRLDVADRLLRSAYDIDQNGLFLAWQSLLKTIQLTELLSTNRSSDLEMIEGLNRKALEMDGDNPLVQALVNQVQVLMFTDLGAANAVASQQLDPNLSGAFSLSSLASANMWEGDAETAYQLTKKATDLAGRSSFHHWWDTFHCISCIASGRYEEAIQFGESAARVTPNFRPPLRHLLALYAHMGDRENMWKMVAALKRLEPDFSLERFKFDETYPVRTLRRANLLNFPVEEP, from the coding sequence GTGAGTGAGGGGAAGGTTTCAAAGTTGATCAAAATTCAGGCGATTGGTCCATTTCAAGTGTTGGGGCCAGACGCAACACCGCTGACGCCAAAGGGTTCAAAAGCTTGCGCGTTGTTGGCGATTCTTGCGCTGACAGATGGCAAATCCAGACCCCGAAGGTTTTTGGAAGAGAAGTTGTGGAGTGGCCGTGCGCCCGAGCAAGCGGGGCAAAGCCTGCGCCAAGAACTGACCCAAATTCGTCGCGCGTTGGGCGACCATACGGATTGTTTCATTGTCGATCGATCAACGGTGCGGCTCGACCCAGAGTTGGTCTCAGTAGATTACGACGACTTTGATGGCACGACCCATAAAGGGCGTGAGTTGCTCGAAGGATTGTTGGTGCGCGACACCGCATTTGAAGGGTGGTTGCAAGAAGTGCGCGGCGCATTTGACCGACGTAAATCAGCATTGGTTGCCCGCAACAAAGGATTGGTTTTGCGCACACGCACGAGCGATCCAAACACTGGGGCGTCTGGTATTTTGGGCGATGTTTTGGCCAACCAGATCGGCCAAAATATTGCCGAACAGGTTCGAGCATGGCGGCACGTAAATGTGCGCATGGCCGAAACCGATCAGGATGCGGCGGAAATTGAAATTGATGCGCAAGTGGCCGAAGAAGGTGGGCAAAGTCTGGCGTTCATCCGTCTAACCCATGCGCAAACGGGCCGCGTTTTACACACCCAAAAAGCGCAGGTCGATGCCAGTTCGATGCGCGCCGCCACCGAAGATTTGCTGGCAGACATCACGGTTGAAGCAGCGGAAAAAACGCTGGATGCAATGGCCAATACTTTCCCGTCAGAACGGCCCGAGCTGGCCTCTGCCGCGATGGCGCGTCGGGCTGTGCGCGAAATGGAAACCTTTGAAGCCAGCCGATTGGATGTGGCTGATCGTTTGTTGCGCAGCGCGTATGACATTGATCAAAACGGCCTTTTCTTGGCGTGGCAAAGTCTTTTGAAAACCATTCAACTGACTGAACTGCTCAGCACGAACAGGTCATCCGATTTGGAAATGATCGAAGGGTTGAACCGAAAAGCGTTGGAAATGGATGGGGACAACCCATTGGTGCAAGCGTTGGTCAATCAGGTGCAAGTGTTGATGTTTACCGATTTAGGCGCCGCCAATGCTGTGGCCAGTCAGCAGCTTGATCCAAACCTTTCGGGTGCGTTTTCCCTATCGTCCCTGGCCAGCGCAAACATGTGGGAAGGAGATGCTGAAACAGCCTATCAATTGACGAAAAAAGCGACCGATCTTGCGGGACGGTCAAGCTTTCATCATTGGTGGGATACGTTTCATTGCATCAGTTGTATTGCGTCTGGTCGATACGAAGAGGCCATTCAGTTCGGGGAATCCGCGGCCCGAGTGACCCCAAATTTCCGCCCCCCTTTGCGGCACCTTTTGGCGCTTTATGCGCACATGGGGGATCGCGAAAACATGTGGAAAATGGTGGCCGCGCTGAAACGGTTGGAACCTGATTTTTCGCTCGAACGGTTCAAGTTTGATGAAACCTATCCCGTGCGCACGTTGCGCCGCGCGAATTTGTTGAATTTTCCTGTAGAAGAGCCTTAG
- a CDS encoding phosphatase PAP2 family protein, with amino-acid sequence MAVFTPQGPQGPQGPQGPQGPQGPQGPQGPQTPQGPQGPQGPQGPQGYAGNPYAGTALTTTRDGTQRFWDGTPTRPVSYQSGNGSSAERQWKTFKKMGAYPRSAAILAEIMGLIRVDDTVEHNTAGISFVGAGMNEPIVNLSRPSLSDFETQLHYLRAAADLRFDRQAEIETQIGDLTPFFGALSYLSSSSNKWTLEVYALIQRTCQVCEMRLKQLFDCPRPIAFAQEVQPMIQTPGHGTWPSGHATEAFAAATLMAYLTDPNYKNPVKGVRDQLPAYRLAARIALNRTVAGVHFPTDSVAGAALGIGIAEFIINYSRGAKKTSSYAFNGGAFKGDFNLTLLGETMPPDGSGSSNPTITRTDFALPTKGRTNLLSKLWDAAAEEWEA; translated from the coding sequence ATGGCTGTTTTCACCCCACAAGGACCCCAAGGTCCTCAGGGCCCGCAAGGGCCACAAGGTCCGCAAGGCCCACAAGGACCGCAGGGCCCACAAACCCCGCAAGGACCCCAAGGTCCACAAGGCCCACAGGGGCCCCAAGGATATGCTGGAAATCCCTATGCAGGCACGGCGCTGACTACCACCCGTGATGGAACGCAACGTTTTTGGGATGGTACGCCAACACGGCCCGTGTCCTATCAATCGGGCAATGGCAGCAGCGCAGAACGGCAATGGAAAACCTTCAAAAAAATGGGCGCTTATCCCCGTTCTGCTGCCATTCTGGCAGAGATCATGGGGCTCATCCGCGTCGATGATACGGTGGAACACAACACCGCCGGAATCAGTTTTGTGGGCGCTGGCATGAATGAACCCATTGTGAATCTGTCCCGCCCAAGCCTGAGCGATTTTGAAACACAGCTGCATTACCTGCGCGCGGCGGCAGACCTGCGGTTTGATCGTCAGGCGGAAATTGAAACCCAAATCGGCGATTTGACCCCATTCTTTGGCGCGCTCAGCTATCTGTCGAGCAGCAGCAACAAATGGACGCTCGAAGTTTACGCGTTGATCCAACGCACCTGCCAAGTGTGCGAGATGCGTTTGAAACAGCTCTTTGATTGTCCCCGCCCCATCGCGTTTGCGCAAGAGGTGCAGCCAATGATCCAGACCCCAGGGCATGGCACTTGGCCAAGCGGACACGCGACCGAAGCCTTTGCTGCAGCCACATTGATGGCTTATCTGACGGATCCGAATTACAAAAACCCCGTCAAAGGTGTGCGCGATCAGTTGCCAGCCTATCGTTTGGCGGCCCGCATCGCGTTGAACCGCACAGTGGCAGGGGTGCATTTCCCCACAGACAGCGTGGCAGGTGCGGCCCTTGGGATCGGCATCGCCGAATTCATCATCAACTATTCTCGCGGCGCGAAAAAGACGTCGAGCTATGCTTTTAACGGCGGCGCATTTAAAGGCGACTTTAACCTGACCTTGCTTGGGGAAACGATGCCCCCTGACGGGTCTGGTAGCAGCAATCCAACGATCACCCGCACAGATTTTGCACTGCCGACCAAAGGTCGCACAAATCTGTTGTCAAAACTGTGGGACGCCGCCGCAGAAGAGTGGGAAGCCTAA